In Lodderomyces elongisporus chromosome 1, complete sequence, a genomic segment contains:
- the SMC1 gene encoding Structural maintenance of chromosomes protein 1 (BUSCO:EOG092606CY), producing the protein MGRLIGLELENFKSYKGRTVIGLGSSNFTSIIGPNGSGKSNLMDAISFALGLSSSQLRSQSMRDLIYRGRRNNKHVSSGINESNNNKDNNKDNDKDNDGGFGVENDDTTNRQILEADPTTAYVMAIYEKDDGDILKFKRSISTNGSTDYRINGKSVTRLSYTSTLQQENILIKARNFLVFQGDVEQIASQSPKHLTTMIEEISGSGEYVQEYEQCKEEWEKAREVSNNVFSRKRTLNTESKQYKEQAIEQRQFESNIILRNDLIKKIHLYKLYHNEKKRKDLQKKMDVKNEELKNAKLERSKLESSLKALAASQSKSVLELKHQKSEIERCSASIDSGKRDLIPVDTSIDSLVNKIELSKRKIADLEEDLDSQKERVRNAKRQLAESRKLFDAFEESATKASNAQASINITSEGRLEYEQLRSEYLASGGSSLEEQIAIYTSEKDTIQANQKSLESKKATANDRVLELHSNLRSDLKPRLADLESELSKIINEKTQKSLLRDDLIAKKDAHNQDLLQINTRLRDTLLKLEESSFKQRESNRQKQLHENVATLKKMMPGTSVRGIVHELLRPSQQKYDLALSTILGKNGDAIIVESSAIAFRCVEILKERRSGVATFIPLDSIENDSININYLRTMYKDAVPGVDVIEYDDKSLEPAIKYIVGDTLITSDISTARALRWNNNNNNNNSSQSFRGKIVTLSGSIIHKSGQMTGGDQGQKSSASLSWDKQEWKRLNEQKDFYLNQLAKLSESQPKEMELNLLTEEINSLDDKIPLLKNQKSSLERLIKDRETEVEFHAKNLTDIQEEIDRELDKVNHIDIATSRVNEQVQTLKNTVFAEFCNKYGLLNGIKEYEELHGSRMRIRAKERLQFTKAISALENKESFEEAKCEEIEKRKSILQNQLVDHEADLSSLREQKAAMEESLDKFEAELQVLNEEKQRLQSTLNSQSKSVKSIESDVSELSVEISTMAKSSISIEENILKVDTERANTLRNCKLQNIILPLLRGTLDSLSVQLEQQDVKSFVYDVEVDYEMLDDKYKAACNIRLEMELETLLQNTIEVLEQLTPNSKAMERFKDVEAKLRSYDTEYSAARQSERRAFEKFKNVKDKRYEKFMSAFNHISSRIDSIYKELTKSRMFEIGGSAYLMLEDEEEPYLFGIKYHAVPPMKRLEDMELLSGGEKTIAALALLFAIHSFQPAPFFVLDEVDAALDNSNVARIGNFIKNHAGSALQFIVISLKSNLYEKSDALVGVYREQGENTSKTVTLDLGEYQDEEVSLRPNPITATS; encoded by the coding sequence ATGGGTAGACTAATAGGTTTGGAGCTTGAGAATTTCAAATCGTATAAAGGCCGAACTGTTATCGGTCTAGGCTCGTCAAATTTTACATCAATCATTGGACCAAATGGTTCAGGAAAGTCCAATCTCATGGATGCAATTTCCTTTGCTTTGGGCCTCAGCTCGTCTCAATTACGATCACAATCAATGCGCGACTTGATATACCGAGGGCGCAGAAATAATAAGCATGTTTCTAGTGGTATAAATGAAagtaataacaacaaggacaacaacaaggacAACGACAAGGACAACGACGGTGGTTTTGGGGTGGAAAACGATGATACTACTAACCGTCAGATTCTTGAAGCCGACCCTACCACAGCATATGTTATGGCGATATATGAGAAAGATGATGGCGACATATTAAAGTTTAAAAGATCGATATCGACTAATGGCTCAACAGATTACCGTATCAATGGTAAATCGGTCACAAGACTCAGTTACACACTGACCTTGCAGCAAGAAAACATCTTGATCAAAGCACGcaattttttggttttccaAGGAGATGTGGAACAAATTGCATCACAATCTCCCAAACATCTCACCACCATGATTGAAGAAATCAGTGGTTCCGGTGAATATGTGCAAGAATATGAACAATGCAAAGAGGAGTGGGAGAAAGCTAGAGAAGTTTCAAATAACGTATTTTCACGCAAGAGAACTTTAAACACGGAGTCAAAACAGTATAAAGAACAAGCTATTGAGCAACGCCAGTTTGAGTCCAATATAATACTTCGAAACGAccttattaaaaaaattcacTTGTACAAACTTTATCATAATGAGAAGAAACGCAaagatttgcaaaaaaagatggatgtgaaaaatgaagagtTGAAGAATGCCAAATTGGAAAGATCCAAACTCGAGAGTTCATTAAAAGCATTAGCCGCGAGTCAGTCCAAATCAGTCTTGGAACTCAAACATCAGAAATCAGAAATCGAAAGATGCCTGGCCAGCATTGATTCTGGTAAACGAGACTTGATTCCAGTTGACACGAGCATCGACTCTTTGgtaaataaaattgaacTACTGAAACGAAAAATTGCCGATCTTGAAGAGGACTTGGATTCTCAAAAAGAACGCGTGCGCAATGCCAAACGTCAACTTGCAGAATCCAGAAAATTGTTTGATGCGTTTGAAGAGTCAGCCACAAAAGCTTCTAATGCTCAAGCGTCAATCAACATTACGTCTGAGGGCCGCTTAGAATACGAGCAATTGCGCTCCGAGTACTTGGCATCCGGAGGGTCTTCTTTGGAGGAACAAATTGCAATTTACACAAGTGAAAAGGATACCATACAAGCCAATCAGAAGAGCCTCGAATCTAAAAAGGCAACAGCAAATGATCGTGTTTTGGAGCTACATTCCAACCTTCGATCGGATTTGAAACCGCGACTAGCCGATTTGGAGAGTGAGCTTTCCAAGATTATTAATGAAAAAACGCAAAAATCTTTACTCCGCGATGACTTGATAGCCAAGAAGGATGCACACAACCAAGATTTGCTACAAATCAATACTAGATTAAGAGACACATTACTCAAATTAGAAGAACTGTCATTTAAGCAACGGGAGTCCAATAGACAAAAACAGTTGCATGAAAATGTGGCTacgttaaaaaaaatgatgcCGGGCACTTCTGTGCGTGGTATTGTGCATGAATTATTGCGTCCTTCTCAGCAAAAATACGACCTTGCATTACTGACAATCCTTGGCAAGAATGGTGATGCAATAATTGTCGAGAGCTCTGCTATTGCTTTCAGGTGTGTTGAGATTCTTAAAGAAAGGCGTTCGGGAGTAGCAACATTTATTCCTTTAGATTCTATTGAAAATGATTCCATAAACATCAATTATTTGCGAACTATGTATAAGGACGCCGTGCCCGGTGTCGATGTGATCGAATATGATGATAAGTCTTTAGAGCCAGCAATCAAATATATTGTTGGTGATACATTAATTACCTCGGACATCAGCACAGCACGAGCATTGAGGtggaacaacaacaacaacaacaacaacagcagtcAAAGCTTCCGAGGTAAGATTGTGACATTGCTGGGATCAATTATCCACAAGTCTGGTCAGATGACAGGTGGTGATCAAGGACAAAAGTCGTCAGCCAGTTTGAGTTGGGACAAGCAAGAATGGAAGCGATTAAATGAGCAAAAGGATTTTTATTTGAACCAACTCGCAAAATTGCTGGAACTGCAACCCAAGGAGATGGAGTTGAATTTGTTAACAGAGGAAATCAATCTGCTTGATGATAAGATACCGTTGCTCAAAAATCAGAAATCAAGTTTGGAAAGACTCATTAAGGATAGGGAAACCGAGGTTGAGTTTCATGCTAAGAACCTTACCGATAttcaagaagaaattgatcGCGAATTGGATAAGGTGAATCACATTGATATAGCCACCTCTAGAGTGAATGAGCAGGTGCAAACTTTAAAGAATACAGTGTTTGCTGAATTTTGCAACAAGTATGGGCTTTTGAATGGTATTAAAGAGTATGAAGAACTCCACGGTTCACGGATGAGGATCCGTGCTAAAGAAAGATTACAATTCACAAAGGCAATTTCAGCATTGGAAAACAAGGAGTCCTTTGAGGAGGCAAAATGTGAAGAAATCGAAAAGAGGAAATCAATActtcaaaatcaattgGTAGACCATGAGGCTGATTTGAGTTCTTTACGAGAACAAAAAGCTGCCATGGAGGAACTGCTTGATAAATTTGAAGCTGAATTGCAGGTGCttaatgaagaaaaacaaaggcTTCAGTCTACTCTAAATTCTCAATCCAAATCAGTCAAGTCCATAGAATCGGATGTGTCTGAACTATCAGTTGAAATTTCAACAATGGCTAAGCTGAGCATTCTGATTGAAGAGAATATTCTCAAGGTTGATACAGAGCGTGCAAACACATTGAGGAATTgtaaattgcaaaatataATTTTACCTTTACTTCGAGGAACACTTGACTCACTTTCTGTTCAATTGGAGCAACAAGATGTCAAGTCTTTTGTTTACGATGTCGAGGTTGATTATGAAATGCTTGATGACAAATACAAGGCTGCTTGCAACATCAGGTTGGAAATGGAATTAGAGAcattgttgcaaaacaccATTGAGGTATTGGAACAATTGACACCAAATAGCAAAGCGATGGAAAGATTCAAGGATGTAGAAGCAAAACTTAGATCATATGACACTGAGTACAGTGCTGCTCGTCAAAGCGAAAGGCGGGCGTTTGAGAAATTCAAAAACGTCAAGGATAAGAGGTACGAAAAGTTTATGAGTGCTTTCAATCACATCTCAAGTCGCATTGATTCTATCTATAAAGAGCTTACCAAATCACGTATGTTTGAGATTGGAGGATCGGCTTATTTAATGCTTGAAGATGAGGAGGAGCCTTACTTGTTTGGCATCAAATACCATGC
- the CYR1_1 gene encoding cysteinyl-tRNA synthetase (BUSCO:EOG092611G7), translating to MSASASSASPASPTAAAAAAAATTTSSLATKKPQVQQPKWHQPTRASAASESSPLRIYNSLTRSKDEFISLQPGQVTWYSCGPTVYDHSHMGHARNYVSTDICRRILQDYFGYNVKFIQNVTDIDDKIIIAARQQYLFDEKIASVYTEKNDELTNQSKVYLQYYIEKNLPEFSGDVEKDFLNWTKSINNLEELKVQKPKLPMYLTAATKAYNAIYGNGTSEKVDFSKYLSDIKDVAVVYLDKEFGASVTDPEIFKKLPAYWENKYNEDMAKLNVLPPTITTRVSEYIPDIAEYVDKIISNGYAYPTEDGSVYFDTVKYEHSKHDYAKLQPWNKGDMALINDGEGSLSLGTSKRNPSDFALWKASKPGEPSWDSKWGKGRPGWHIECSVMASDVGGSQLDIHSGGVDLCFPHHDNELAQSEAYFDNDQWINYFMHNGHLHIQGQKMSKSLKNFITIQDALKDCSARQLRLVFAVSSWDKPLDFKDSLISEVKSIESTFNKFFSVVRALINDYKHKLEKGDHVSKKFTEAEKNLYSELEKTQLAVDSAFCDNLSSGQAIRALLDLVSNANSYIQATASGKVDLKVEILISVTNYISKILGILGLETRPDGLGWADSKVDAKDLTGVGTGAGASSGSNEDTILPYVKALAQFRDTVRGLAIEKADNSKFLIATDTIRSQLLQLGVSLDDRPDGTSLVKLLDETEKKQLLEQQELKNKALAEKAAKKKEQEALKAKKEAEKLAKMKIDPKEMFKDPSLYKEYDENGIPTIDINGEELSKSAKKKLLKQYQQQEKLYNEYLKSK from the coding sequence ATGAGTGCATCAGCTTCATCGGCTTCTCCAGCCTCtccaacagcagcagcagcagcagcagcagcaacaacaacatcatcattagCTACAAAAAAGCCTCAAGTACAGCAACCTAAATGGCACCAACCTACTCGAGCATCAGCTGCTTCTGAGCTGTCCCCATTGAGAATCTACAATTCTTTAACTCGCTCAAAGGACGAGTTCATTTCGCTTCAACCTGGACAAGTAACATGGTACAGCTGTGGTCCAACAGTTTATGATCATTCTCACATGGGTCATGCTCGTAATTATGTTTCAACCGATATTTGCAGAAGAATTCTTCAGGATTACTTTGGATACAATGTCAAGTTTATCCAAAACGTTACGGACATTGATGACAAAATTATCATTGCTGCTAGACAACAATACTTATTCGATGAAAAGATTGCCAGTGTGTAcacagaaaaaaatgacgAACTCACCAACCAATCGAAGGTGTACCTCCAATATtacattgaaaaaaacTTGCCTGAATTCTCAGGTGACGTTGAGAAGGATTTCTTGAATTGGACAAAGTCCATCAACAATTTAGAAGAATTGAAAGTACAGAAACCTAAATTGCCAATGTACTTGACTGCTGCCACCAAAGCTTACAATGCGATTTATGGCAATGGAACCAGCGAAAAAGTTGATTTTTCAAAGTATTTGTCTGACATCAAAgatgttgctgttgtgtACTTGGACAAAGAGTTTGGCGCATCTGTCACTGATCCAGAaatattcaaaaaattGCCTGCATACTGGGAAAACAAGTATAATGAGGATATGGCCAAGTTGAACGTTCTTCCTCCAACAATCACTACACGAGTTTCTGAATACATTCCAGATATTGCCGAATATGTTGACAAGATCATCTCCAATGGGTATGCTTATCCTACAGAAGACGGTTCAGTATATTTCGATACTGTTAAATACGAGCACTCAAAGCACGATTATGCCAAGTTGCAACCATGGAACAAGGGAGATATGGCCTTAATCAATGATGGAGAAGGCTCGCTCAGTTTGGGAACCTCAAAGCGTAACCCCAGTGATTTTGCTTTGTGGAAGGCTTCGAAGCCAGGTGAGCCTTCATGGGACTCTAAATGGGGTAAGGGTAGACCCGGGTGGCACATTGAGTGTTCAGTGATGGCCTCAGATGTCGGTGGATCGCAATTGGATATTCACAGTGGTGGTGTGGACTTGTGTTTTCCCCACCATGACAATGAATTGGCCCAATCAGAAGCCTACTTTGATAACGATCAATGGATTAACTATTTCATGCATAACGGGCATTTGCATATTCAAGGACAGAAAATGTCTAAatctttgaaaaattttatcACAATTCAGGACGCATTGAAGGACTGTAGTGCGAGACAGTTGCGTTTAGTTTTCGCTGTTAGTTCGTGGGACAAGCCTTTGGATTTCAAGGATTCGTTAATCAGCGAAGTGAAATCGATCGAGTCAACATTCAACAAGTTTTTTTCAGTTGTTCGTGCGTTGATCAATGATTACAAGCATAAATTAGAAAAAGGTGACCACGTTAGTAAAAAATTTACTGAGGCGGAGAAGAATTTGTACTCGGAACTTGAGAAAACACAGTTAGCTGTGGATTCTGCTTTCTGTGACAATTTATCGAGTGGACAAGCAATAAGAGCGCTCCTCGACCTTGTTTCAAACGCAAACAGCTACATACAAGCCACTGCAAGTGGAAAAGTTGACCTTAAAGTTGAGATTTTGATTCTGGTTACAAATTATATACTGAAGATATTAGGCATTCTTGGTTTGGAGACCAGACCAGATGGCTTAGGTTGGGCAGACAGCAAAGTTGATGCCAAAGATTTAACAGGCGTAGGTACTGGAGCTGGTGCGTCATCAGGTTCGAATGAAGATACTATTTTGCCATATGTCAAGGCGTTGGCCCAATTCAGAGATACTGTGCGTGGATTGGCTATCGAAAAGGCGGATAATAGCAAATTCCTAATAGCCACAGATACAATTAGGTCGCAGCTCTTGCAACTAGGTGTCTCCTTAGATGATAGACCAGATGGTACATCGTTGGTGAAACTATTGGACGAAACTGAAAAGAAGCAATTGTTGGAGCAGCAAGAGCTCAAAAACAAGGCTTTGGCAGAAAAGGCGGCTAAGAAAAAGGAGCAAGAAGCATTGAAGGCAAAAAAGGAAGCCGAGAAATTGGCAAAGATGAAGATTGACCCAAAGGAAATGTTCAAAGATCCAAGTTTGTACAAGGAATACGATGAAAATGGAATCCCAACCATTGATATAAATGGAGAGGAGTTGAGCAAGAgtgcaaagaaaaagttgctCAAGCAATACCAGCAACAGGAGAAATTGTACAATGAGTATTTGAAAAGTAAGTAG
- a CDS encoding uncharacterized protein (BUSCO:EOG09265BWR), protein MSSETIVKSPSFRTVSVGTVVLVNNKDLATIVEIIDNKRALIDGPKIQRQAVSLARVVLTPLSLQNLPRGARTATVNKKWGASDVDSKWASLGWAKKLASRERRRELSDFERFQVMVLKKQRRYATKKAAAKA, encoded by the coding sequence ATGTCTTCAGAAACCATCGTCAAATCACCATCATTCAGGACTGTTTCTGTTGGTACCGTTGTTCTCGTCAACAACAAGGACCTCGCCACCATTGTTGAAATTATTGACAACAAGCGTGCCCTCATTGATGGACCAAAAATCCAAAGACAAGCCGTCTCTTTGGCCAGAGTTGTCTTGACTCCACTTAGCTTACAAAACTTGCCAAGAGGTGCTCGTACTGCTACCGTCAACAAGAAATGGGGTGCTTCAGACGTTGACTCCAAATGGGCTTCATTGGGTTGGGCTAAGAAGTTGGCTTccagagaaagaagaagagaattGAGCGACTTTGAGAGATTCCAAGTTATGGTCttgaagaagcaaagaagATACGCAACCAAGAAGGCTGCTGCCAAAGCTTAA
- the MEF1 gene encoding Elongation factor G, mitochondrial, whose translation MTSVLRGVLRNSSVLKNCVKPLKPLKSLTPVSSQTRSFGSTSLLFEDIKQKQPQTYEEEKVIIDEMIKNSTPEDIQASKRMRNIGISAHIDSGKTTFTERVLFYTGRIKAIHEVRGRDSVGAKMDHMDLEREKGITIQSAATYCSWDKDDQSYHFNLIDTPGHIDFTIEVERALRVLDGAVLVVCAVAGVQSQTVTVDRQMRRYNIPRVTFINKMDRMGANPWRAIEQLNSKLKLPAAAIQVPIGAEENLQGVVNIIDRVALYNEGPQGETIRKAEIPEELKDLVEEKRLLLIETLADVDEEIADIYLEGEEPTVEQIKAAIRRATIGRKFTPVLMGSALANRGVQPVLDSVVDYLPQPNEVLNTGVEVHNDGTETPINLVASSAAPFVGLAFKLEEGPYGQLTYIRVYQGKLKKGAYMTHIKSGKKVKVARLVRMHSNDMEDVAEVGSGEICATFGIDCASGDTFIGQGSKQIAMSSMFVPEAVISLSIAPKTKDNGAFSKAMNRFQKEDPTFRVHFDPESKETIISGMGELHLEIYVERIKREYGVDCITGKPQVSYRETITTPTAFDYTHKKQSGGAGQYGRVIGEMKPTESANENKFQTAIVGGKIPEKFLAACQKGFDDCLEKGPLIGHKVLGVDMLINDGATHIVDSSELAFRTATHGAFKQAFQNANAVILEPIMSVEITAPNEFQGAVVGLVNKLGGMINETTNGPDEFTVSAECSLNTLFGFSTSLRACTQGKGEFSMEFLKYSQTSPHLQKQLIADYQKAQAAKNK comes from the coding sequence ATGACTAGTGTGCTACGAGGTGTTTTGAGGAACAGTTCTGTTCTTAAGAATTGCGTCAAACCACTCAAACCACTCAAATCATTAACTCCAGTTTCTTCACAAACCAGATCATTTGGTTCCACATCTTTGCTTTTCGAGGATAtcaagcaaaaacaaccacaaacttatgaagaagaaaaagtcaTTATAGATGAAATGATCAAAAACTCTACTCCAGAAGATATTCAGGCTTCGAAGCGTATGAGAAATATTGGTATTTCTGCCCACATTGACTCGGGGAAAACTACATTTACTGAACGTGTCTTGTTCTACACCGGTAGAATCAAGGCAATTCACGAAGTGAGAGGTCGTGACTCTGTTGGTGCCAAGATGGACCATATGGACttggaaagagaaaaaggtaTCACTATCCAGTCTGCTGCAACTTACTGTTCATGGGATAAAGATGATCAATCTTATCATTTCAATTTGATTGATACACCAGGCCACATTGATTTCACTATTGAAGTCGAAAGAGCTTTGCGTGTTTTGGATGGTGCCGTGTTGGTTGTTTGTGCCGTTGCAGGTGTGCAATCACAAACAGTAACCGTTGATAGACAAATGCGTCGTTACAACATTCCAAGAGTCACttttatcaacaaaatGGATCGTATGGGTGCCAACCCATGGAGAGCTATCGAACAATTGAACTCGAAGTTAAAGTTACCAGCTGCAGCCATCCAAGTTCCAATTGGAGCAGAAGAAAACTTGCAAGGTGTTGTCAATATTATCGATCGCGTTGCTTTGTACAATGAAGGTCCACAAGGTGAAACCATTAGAAAAGCTGAAATCCCTGAAGAGTTGAAGGATTTggttgaagaaaagagactCCTTTTGATTGAAACTTTGGCTGACGTagatgaagaaattgcCGATATCTATttagaaggagaagaaccAACTGTGGAACAAATCAAAGCAGCCATTAGACGTGCCACTATTGGAAGAAAATTCACTCCGGTGTTGATGGGTTCAGCTTTAGCAAATAGAGGTGTTCAGCCAGTATTGGACTCTGTTGTTGACTACTTGCCACAACCAAATGAAGTGTTAAACACTGGTGTTGAAGTGCACAATGATGGTACAGAAACCCCAATCAACTTGGTTGCTTCTAGTGCAGCACCTTTTGTTGGTTTGGCATTCAAATTAGAAGAAGGACCATATGGTCAGTTGACATACATTAGAGTTTACCAAGGTAAGTTGAAGAAGGGTGCGTACATGACACACATCAAATCAGGTAAAAAAGTCAAGGTTGCAAGGTTGGTGAGAATGCACTCAAATGACATGGAAGACGTTGCCGAAGTCGGAAGTGGTGAAATCTGTGCTACATTTGGTATTGATTGTGCTTCAGGTGACACTTTTATCGGCCAGGGCTCAAAGCAAATTGCCATGAGTTCTATGTTTGTTCCTGAAGCCGTTATATCTTTAAGTATTGCTCCAAAGACAAAGGACAACGGTGCATTCTCAAAAGCCATGAATAGATTCCAAAAGGAAGATCCTACATTTAGAGTCCATTTCGACCCAgaatcaaaagaaacaattatCTCGGGTATGGGTGAGTTGCATTTGGAAATTTATGTCGAGAGAATCAAGAGAGAGTATGGTGTTGATTGTATTACTGGTAAGCCACAAGTCTCCTATAGGGAAACCATTACTACACCAACAGCATTTGACTACACCCACAAGAAACAAtctggtggtgctggtcAATATGGTAGAGTTATTGGTGAAATGAAACCAACGGAAAGTGCCAATGAAAACAAGTTCCAAACCGCTATTGTTGGTGGTAAAATCCCTGAGAAATTCTTGGCGGCATGTCAAAAGGGTTTCGATGATTGTTTGGAGAAGGGTCCATTGATTGGACATAAGGTTTTGGGTGTTGATATGCTTATTAATGATGGTGCTACACATATTGTTGATTCTTCGGAGTTGGCCTTTAGAACCGCAACACATGGTGCTTTCAAGCAAGCTTTCCAAAATGCCAATGCAGTGATTTTGGAACCTATAATGAGCGTTGAAATCACTGCACCAAACGAATTCCAAGGTGCCGTTGTTGGATTGGTGAATAAGTTGGGCGGTATGATTAATGAGACAACAAATGGTCCAGATGAATTTACCGTTAGTGCCGAGTGTTCGTTGAACACATTATTTGGATTTTCAACTAGTTTGAGAGCCTGTACCCAAGGTAAAGGCGAATTCTCAATGGAATTCTTGAAGTACTCACAAACTTCTCCACACTTGCAGAAACAATTGATCGCTGATTACCAAAAAGCTCAAGCAGCTAAGAATAAATAG